A section of the Streptomyces sp. CG1 genome encodes:
- the nrdR gene encoding transcriptional regulator NrdR yields the protein MHCPFCRHPDSRVVDSRTTDDGTSIRRRRQCPDCSRRFTTVETCSLMVIKRSGVTEPFSRTKVINGVRKACQGRPVTEDALAQLGQRVEEALRATGSAELSTHDVGLAILGPLQELDLVAFLRFASVYRAFDSLEDFEAAIAELRETARGPAADTENARTGSQEDERGPGGTTEVPVPAHAAD from the coding sequence ATGCACTGCCCCTTCTGCAGGCACCCCGACAGCCGCGTGGTCGACAGTCGTACGACCGACGACGGCACGTCCATCCGCAGGCGTCGCCAGTGCCCCGACTGCTCCCGTCGTTTCACGACTGTGGAGACGTGCTCGCTCATGGTGATCAAGCGGTCCGGGGTCACCGAGCCTTTCAGTCGCACCAAGGTCATCAACGGCGTGCGCAAGGCATGCCAGGGACGGCCTGTCACCGAGGACGCACTCGCCCAGCTCGGCCAGCGGGTCGAGGAGGCGCTGCGAGCCACCGGAAGCGCCGAGCTGTCCACCCATGACGTGGGGCTGGCCATACTCGGCCCGTTGCAGGAGCTCGACCTCGTCGCCTTTCTGCGATTCGCCTCCGTCTACCGGGCGTTCGACTCGCTCGAGGACTTCGAGGCCGCCATCGCGGAGCTGAGGGAGACGGCGAGGGGCCCCGCCGCGGACACGGAAAACGCGCGAACGGGGAGCCAGGAAGACGAACGCGGGCCCGGCGGGACCACTGAGGTTCCCGTGCCCGCCCACGCCGCCGACTGA
- a CDS encoding vitamin B12-dependent ribonucleotide reductase: protein MTETASGPARGSRAKGAKATKGLRIERIHTTPGVHPYDEVEWVSRDVVMTNWRDGSVNFEQRGVEFPDFWSVNAVNIVTSKYFRGAVGTPQRETGLKQLIDRIVKTYRKAGEDHKYFASPADAEIFEHELAYALLHQIFSFNSPVWFNVGTAQPQQVSACFILSVDDSMESILDWYKEEGMIFKGGSGAGLNLSRIRSSKELLSSGGNASGPVSFMRGADASAGTIKSGGATRRAAKMVVLDVDHPDIEDFIETKVKEEEKIRVLRDAGFDMDLGGDDITSVQYQNANNSVRVNDEFMKAVEDGGNFGLRARMTGEVLEEVDAKALFHKIAEAAWACADPGIQYDDTINNWHTCPESGRITASNPCSEYMHLDNTSCNLASLNLMKFLKDDGKGNQSFETERFQKVVELVITAMDISICFADFPTQKIGENTRAFRQLGIGYANLGALLMATGHAYDSNGGRALAGAITSLMTGTAYRRSAELAAVVGTYDGYARNADAHKRVMAQHADANGKAVRMDDLDTPVWAAATEAWQDVQRLGEKNGFRNSQASVLAPTGTIGLAMSCDTTGVEPDLALVKFKKLVGGGSMQIVNGTVPQALRRLGYQEEQIEAVVAHIAEHGNVIDAPGLRNEHYEVFDCAMGERAISPMGHVRMMAAIQPWISGAISKTVNMPETATVEEVEEIYFEAWKLGVKALAIYRDNCKVGQPLSAKKKDDKDAEKAEITEKAEATIRETVEKVIEYRPVRKRLPKGRPGITTSFTVGGAEGYMTANSYPDDGLGEVFLKMSKQGSTLAGMMDAFSIAVSVGLQYGVPLETYVSKFTNMRFEPAGMTDDPDVRMAQSIVDYIFRRLALDFLPFETRSALGIHSAEERQRHLETGSYEPSDDEVDVEGLAQSAPRAQELKAVATRKSEPEAAKPAPKQAHTSAELVEMQLGIQADAPLCFSCGTKMQRAGSCYICEGCGSTSGCS, encoded by the coding sequence ATGACAGAGACGGCGAGCGGTCCGGCACGAGGTTCCCGAGCCAAGGGCGCCAAGGCCACCAAGGGGCTGCGTATCGAGCGCATCCACACCACGCCCGGCGTACACCCGTACGACGAGGTCGAGTGGGTGAGCCGTGACGTCGTCATGACCAACTGGCGCGACGGCTCGGTCAACTTCGAGCAGCGTGGCGTCGAGTTCCCCGACTTCTGGTCGGTGAACGCGGTCAACATCGTCACCAGCAAGTACTTCCGCGGTGCCGTCGGCACCCCGCAGCGCGAGACCGGCCTCAAGCAGCTGATCGACCGCATCGTGAAGACGTACCGCAAGGCCGGTGAGGACCACAAGTACTTCGCCTCGCCCGCCGACGCCGAGATCTTCGAGCACGAGCTGGCGTACGCCCTCCTGCACCAGATCTTCAGCTTCAACAGCCCCGTGTGGTTCAACGTGGGCACCGCGCAGCCCCAGCAGGTCTCCGCCTGCTTCATCCTGTCCGTCGACGACTCCATGGAGTCGATCCTCGACTGGTACAAGGAAGAGGGCATGATCTTCAAGGGCGGCTCCGGCGCCGGCCTGAACCTCTCCCGCATCCGCTCCTCCAAGGAGCTGCTCTCCTCCGGCGGCAACGCCTCCGGTCCGGTCTCCTTCATGCGCGGCGCCGACGCCTCCGCCGGCACCATCAAGTCCGGCGGTGCCACCCGCCGCGCCGCCAAGATGGTCGTGCTCGACGTCGACCACCCCGACATCGAGGACTTCATCGAGACCAAGGTCAAGGAGGAGGAGAAGATCCGCGTCCTGCGCGACGCGGGCTTCGACATGGACCTGGGCGGCGACGACATCACCTCCGTCCAGTACCAGAACGCCAACAACTCGGTCCGGGTGAACGACGAGTTCATGAAGGCGGTCGAGGACGGCGGCAACTTCGGCCTGCGCGCCCGGATGACCGGTGAGGTCCTCGAAGAGGTCGACGCCAAGGCGCTCTTCCACAAGATCGCCGAGGCCGCCTGGGCCTGCGCCGACCCGGGCATCCAGTACGACGACACCATCAACAACTGGCACACCTGCCCCGAGTCCGGCCGGATCACCGCGTCGAACCCGTGCAGCGAGTACATGCACCTGGACAACACGTCCTGCAACCTGGCCTCGCTGAACCTGATGAAGTTCCTCAAGGACGACGGCAAGGGCAACCAGTCCTTCGAGACCGAGCGCTTCCAGAAGGTCGTCGAGCTGGTCATCACCGCGATGGACATCTCGATCTGCTTCGCGGACTTCCCGACCCAGAAGATCGGCGAGAACACACGCGCGTTCCGCCAGCTCGGCATCGGCTACGCCAACCTCGGCGCCCTGCTGATGGCCACCGGCCACGCCTACGACTCCAACGGCGGCCGCGCTCTCGCCGGCGCGATCACCTCCCTGATGACAGGCACGGCCTACCGCCGTTCCGCCGAGCTGGCCGCGGTCGTCGGCACGTACGACGGCTACGCCCGCAACGCGGATGCCCACAAGCGCGTCATGGCGCAGCACGCCGACGCCAACGGCAAGGCCGTCCGCATGGACGACCTGGACACCCCGGTGTGGGCCGCCGCCACGGAGGCCTGGCAGGACGTGCAGCGTCTCGGCGAGAAGAACGGTTTCCGCAACTCCCAGGCGTCCGTCCTCGCCCCGACCGGCACCATCGGTCTCGCGATGTCCTGCGACACCACCGGTGTCGAGCCCGACCTGGCTCTCGTGAAGTTCAAGAAGCTGGTCGGCGGCGGTTCGATGCAGATCGTCAACGGCACCGTCCCGCAGGCCCTGCGCCGCCTGGGCTACCAGGAGGAGCAGATCGAGGCGGTCGTCGCCCACATCGCCGAGCACGGCAACGTGATCGACGCCCCCGGCCTCAGGAACGAGCACTACGAGGTGTTCGACTGCGCCATGGGCGAGCGCGCCATCTCCCCGATGGGCCACGTCCGCATGATGGCCGCGATCCAGCCGTGGATCTCCGGCGCCATCTCCAAGACGGTCAACATGCCGGAGACGGCGACCGTCGAGGAGGTCGAGGAGATCTACTTCGAGGCCTGGAAGCTGGGCGTCAAGGCGCTCGCGATCTACCGAGACAACTGCAAGGTGGGTCAGCCGCTCTCCGCCAAGAAGAAGGACGACAAGGACGCCGAGAAGGCCGAGATCACCGAGAAGGCCGAGGCGACCATCCGCGAGACGGTCGAGAAGGTCATCGAGTACCGCCCGGTCCGCAAGCGCCTCCCGAAGGGTCGTCCCGGCATCACCACGTCCTTCACCGTCGGCGGCGCCGAGGGCTACATGACGGCCAACTCCTACCCGGACGACGGCCTGGGCGAGGTCTTCCTGAAGATGTCCAAGCAGGGCTCGACCCTCGCGGGCATGATGGACGCCTTCTCCATCGCGGTCTCCGTCGGCCTCCAGTACGGCGTGCCGCTGGAGACGTACGTCTCGAAGTTCACCAACATGCGCTTCGAGCCGGCCGGCATGACGGACGACCCGGACGTGCGGATGGCGCAGTCGATCGTCGACTACATCTTCCGCCGCCTGGCGCTGGACTTCCTGCCCTTCGAGACCCGCTCCGCGCTCGGCATCCACTCCGCCGAGGAGCGCCAGCGGCACCTGGAGACCGGTTCCTACGAGCCGTCCGACGACGAGGTCGACGTCGAGGGCCTGGCCCAGTCGGCGCCGCGTGCCCAGGAGCTGAAGGCGGTCGCCACGCGGAAGTCGGAGCCCGAGGCGGCCAAGCCCGCCCCGAAGCAGGCCCACACCAGCGCCGAACTGGTGGAGATGCAGCTGGGCATCCAGGCCGACGCCCCGCTGTGCTTCTCCTGCGGTACGAAGATGCAGCGGGCCGGTTCCTGCTACATCTGCGAGGGCTGCGGCTCGACCAGCGGCTGCAGCTGA
- a CDS encoding TerD family protein, with product MTGFSKGIRKVEVGLKWDPSPTGQPPTDLDIIAATFVSGDAYGTPAYLVHFDSRSPDGTIFLNRDSTDGKGFGWDEVMTLELDRLDGRYARVVVGVVIQQGPGQKTFVNVLNPAMRVREGYTVLAEDDFGSVPGATAATIAEFARDESGEWRFRPGVHGFDEDPATFTRVMGRAPQS from the coding sequence TTGACCGGGTTCAGCAAGGGAATCCGCAAAGTCGAGGTCGGGCTCAAGTGGGACCCCAGCCCGACGGGTCAGCCGCCCACTGATCTCGACATCATCGCCGCGACGTTCGTCTCGGGCGACGCGTATGGGACACCGGCCTATCTTGTCCACTTCGACAGCCGATCGCCCGACGGCACGATCTTCCTCAACCGGGACAGCACCGACGGCAAGGGCTTCGGCTGGGACGAGGTCATGACGCTGGAGCTGGACCGGCTCGACGGCCGGTACGCGCGCGTGGTGGTCGGTGTCGTCATCCAACAAGGGCCCGGACAAAAGACGTTCGTCAACGTACTCAATCCAGCCATGCGCGTCCGGGAGGGCTACACCGTGCTCGCCGAGGACGACTTCGGCTCGGTGCCCGGGGCGACGGCGGCCACGATCGCCGAGTTCGCGCGTGACGAATCCGGGGAGTGGAGGTTCCGGCCCGGCGTGCACGGCTTCGACGAGGACCCGGCGACCTTCACCCGGGTCATGGGCAGGGCTCCGCAGTCGTAA
- a CDS encoding YdbC family protein: MLVKWIRCTVVDRRGFERGQRKWAGLLGEPGFRGQGGGWSRQRSGVAHIFAFWESRAFYDSFMARSHDRLASAQSGTFKDAQVKLFEYRFDVKTGFEPRFTDADLIRVALCRIHEERVEHFTLMQEKVWNPAMAGSPGMIRGMFAEAPEQEFLVLSMWRSAAEHGKYRTERVERLALRAQTEADVAALSGDIVDMEPSWTV; encoded by the coding sequence GTGCTGGTCAAGTGGATTCGCTGCACCGTGGTGGACCGCCGCGGCTTCGAGCGGGGGCAGCGAAAATGGGCGGGGCTTCTGGGAGAGCCGGGATTTCGAGGGCAGGGTGGCGGCTGGAGCCGGCAGCGGTCGGGCGTGGCGCATATCTTCGCTTTCTGGGAGAGCCGCGCCTTCTACGACTCCTTCATGGCCCGCTCGCACGACCGCCTGGCGTCCGCCCAGTCCGGCACGTTCAAGGACGCGCAGGTCAAGCTGTTCGAGTACCGCTTCGATGTGAAGACGGGCTTCGAGCCGCGGTTCACCGACGCCGACCTCATCCGCGTGGCCCTGTGCCGGATCCACGAGGAGCGCGTCGAGCACTTCACCCTCATGCAGGAGAAAGTGTGGAACCCCGCGATGGCCGGTTCACCCGGCATGATCCGCGGCATGTTCGCCGAGGCGCCCGAGCAGGAGTTCCTGGTCCTGTCGATGTGGCGGTCGGCGGCCGAGCACGGCAAGTACCGCACGGAGCGCGTGGAGCGTCTAGCGCTGCGCGCCCAGACCGAGGCCGATGTGGCGGCGCTCTCAGGTGACATCGTGGACATGGAGCCGTCCTGGACCGTGTGA